One region of Mobula birostris isolate sMobBir1 chromosome 24, sMobBir1.hap1, whole genome shotgun sequence genomic DNA includes:
- the LOC140187154 gene encoding transmembrane protein 238-like yields MLKIFGRCPCLFWVAIILDLVGLSLLLIGVFAHVQVSGRGVGDCFIYTGAIVVFFSLVWWLSWCTGNIEVSLEELEKGAVVKEDSLAKLTRKLSERLTDRRHISPTENGVRIKKGAGELSTANGWVVARELGEVSLQHLNSSRYLELSSVWRPGEQQSGERLL; encoded by the coding sequence ATGTTGAAGATATTTGGAAGGTGCCCTTGTTTATTCTGGGTGGCGATAATTTTAGACCTGGTAGGGTTGTCCCTCCTGTTGATCGGCGTTTTTGCCCACGTGCAGGTCAGCGGCAGGGGCGTCGGAGACTGCTTCATCTATACCGGTGCGATCGTCGTCTTCTTCAGCCTGGTCTGGTGGCTCTCCTGGTGCACGGGCAACATTGAGGTTTCTCTGGAGGAGCTCGAGAAAGGCGCCGTGGTCAAGGAGGACAGCTTGGCTAAGCTGACCAGAAAGCTTTCCGAGAggttgacagacaggaggcaCATTTCACCCACGGAGAACGGTGTGCGGATTAAGAAGGGAGCCGGAGAGCTGTCCACGGCCAACGGCTGGGTGGTGGCCAGGGAGCTGGGTGAAGTGTCGCTGCAGCATCTCAACTCATCAAGATACCTGGAGCTCAGTAGCGTATGGCGGCCCGGGGAGCAACAGAGTGGAGAGCGGTTGCTCTAG